One window from the genome of Nitrospira defluvii encodes:
- a CDS encoding MlaA family lipoprotein, with protein sequence MASATSDRDEFFDPFAKSDGPAADEYDPWEPFNSTMFEFNRKVDRFALKPLAQGYDFVVPDAAQIGVSNFFSNLRFVPRFMNNLFQGKVTGAGAEMGRFLINSTLGVGGFLDIATHMDLQTPEEDTGQTLGFYGVAPGPYLVLPLMPPFSLRDAFGYTVDLFLDPINWLVLPLIEVNGVPSAIAHKHRTTTFMIRLGRQVEEVTNDRSLNLEKFQGVEEATLDLYAAVRNAYLQKRAKAVRE encoded by the coding sequence GTGGCGAGTGCGACATCCGATCGGGACGAGTTCTTCGATCCCTTTGCCAAATCGGACGGCCCGGCCGCCGACGAGTACGACCCATGGGAACCGTTCAACAGCACGATGTTCGAGTTTAACCGCAAGGTCGATCGATTCGCATTGAAACCGCTCGCCCAGGGTTATGACTTTGTGGTGCCCGATGCAGCGCAAATCGGCGTCAGCAACTTTTTTTCCAACCTGCGATTCGTGCCGCGCTTCATGAACAACCTCTTTCAAGGCAAGGTCACAGGGGCCGGCGCGGAGATGGGCCGATTCCTCATAAACTCGACGCTCGGCGTCGGAGGCTTCCTGGATATCGCCACACACATGGATTTGCAGACGCCGGAAGAGGACACCGGCCAGACGCTCGGTTTCTATGGCGTCGCCCCGGGTCCCTACCTGGTTCTTCCGCTTATGCCGCCGTTCAGTCTCCGCGACGCGTTCGGGTATACCGTGGACCTCTTCCTGGATCCTATCAATTGGCTGGTCTTGCCTTTGATCGAGGTCAATGGGGTGCCGTCGGCGATCGCCCATAAGCACCGGACAACGACGTTCATGATCCGGCTCGGAAGGCAGGTGGAAGAAGTCACCAACGACCGCTCTCTCAATCTGGAGAAGTTCCAAGGCGTGGAAGAAGCGACACTCGATCTCTATGCGGCGGTTCGTAACGCGTACTTGCAGAAGCGCGCGAAGGCGGTTCGAGAATGA
- a CDS encoding sugar phosphate nucleotidyltransferase — protein MKHVNDNNSALWSIVLAGGEGTRVSSFVQRWLGKQKPKQFCTFVGTRSLLQHTLDRAARLAPVERSVLVVAPAHRQEAMSQVEGRGVGTLLFQPANRDTAAGVFLPLTHIRARDPQATVVIYPSDHFVYPEEKFLDTVRYAVRAAELLRDQIVLLGVAPDRLELDYGWILPGQQIPRAGRKLVQTVQRFLEKPTAQQADEALSSHALWNTMVMTAKVDTLWQLGRRCFPELVERFERLGRAIGTLEEARVLEAIYRDMPVRNFSSDLLQQVPDRAAVTELTNALWSDWGRPERIADALRRIDRTPAFPLEALSSPFAPISDAHTLAARV, from the coding sequence ATGAAGCATGTGAACGACAACAATAGCGCACTGTGGTCGATCGTGTTGGCCGGCGGCGAAGGGACGCGCGTCAGTTCCTTCGTGCAGCGCTGGCTCGGCAAGCAGAAGCCCAAGCAGTTTTGCACCTTTGTCGGCACACGCTCCCTGCTCCAGCATACGTTAGACCGTGCGGCGCGCCTTGCGCCGGTGGAGCGATCGGTCCTCGTCGTCGCGCCAGCCCACCGTCAAGAGGCCATGTCGCAGGTGGAGGGGCGCGGGGTCGGGACTCTGTTGTTTCAACCGGCCAACCGGGATACGGCGGCCGGCGTATTTTTGCCGTTGACCCATATCCGTGCGCGAGATCCTCAGGCCACCGTCGTCATCTACCCCTCCGACCACTTTGTCTATCCGGAAGAGAAGTTCCTCGACACCGTGCGATACGCCGTTCGGGCTGCCGAGTTGCTGCGCGATCAGATCGTCTTGCTCGGGGTCGCGCCGGACCGGCTTGAGCTGGATTACGGCTGGATCTTGCCGGGGCAACAGATTCCTCGTGCCGGAAGGAAGCTGGTCCAGACGGTTCAGCGATTCCTGGAGAAGCCGACGGCGCAACAGGCCGACGAGGCTCTGTCGAGCCATGCGCTCTGGAACACGATGGTCATGACCGCCAAGGTGGACACTCTCTGGCAACTGGGCCGGCGGTGCTTCCCAGAACTGGTGGAACGGTTCGAACGGCTCGGGCGGGCCATCGGCACGCTGGAAGAGGCTCGGGTCCTGGAAGCGATTTACCGCGATATGCCGGTCAGGAATTTTTCGTCCGATCTGCTCCAGCAGGTGCCGGATCGCGCGGCGGTGACCGAACTGACGAATGCGCTGTGGAGCGATTGGGGCAGGCCGGAACGCATCGCCGACGCGCTGCGCCGGATCGATCGCACCCCGGCCTTTCCTTTAGAGGCTCTCAGCAGCCCCTTTGCGCCGATTTCCGATGCGCACACTCTCGCCGCGAGGGTCTGA